Proteins from a genomic interval of Myxococcales bacterium:
- a CDS encoding DegT/DnrJ/EryC1/StrS family aminotransferase, whose translation MDEKFIDLVQPTLVPWEEVEPLFAAVWRSGRLTVGPHTEKFERAASALMGVEHAVALNSCTSGLMLAYRALGLTGEVILPSFTWTSTGHALIWNGLTPVFADIEEGTCTLDPRDVERRITPATSAIIATNVFGLYPDLDALQRVADAAGVVLLCDSAQAIGATYKGRRGGGLCRAEIFSFSPTKVVTAVEGGLLTTNDAELARKVRRMRDYGKTADGSDIESFGLSARISEFHSIVGLANLERIETLLAAREKLVAAYRAALADVPGLTFQTLPAACRSSHNYFVTFLDARQYDRDEVWNGMTDAKVHTKRYFYPPLHWQAAYHGFPPPSPPLTVTERVSVSALALPLFSHLTAADVAEVCERYKQVLRAAKK comes from the coding sequence TTGGACGAAAAATTCATCGATCTGGTTCAGCCTACTCTCGTACCGTGGGAAGAAGTCGAGCCGCTGTTCGCCGCGGTTTGGCGCAGCGGGCGGCTGACGGTCGGGCCGCATACCGAAAAATTCGAACGCGCCGCGTCGGCCCTGATGGGCGTCGAGCACGCTGTGGCGCTCAACAGTTGCACCAGCGGCCTGATGCTGGCCTACCGCGCGCTGGGGCTGACCGGCGAGGTCATCCTGCCCAGCTTCACCTGGACGAGCACCGGCCACGCGTTGATCTGGAACGGCCTGACGCCGGTTTTCGCCGATATCGAAGAAGGAACCTGCACCCTCGACCCGCGCGACGTCGAACGCCGGATCACTCCGGCGACCAGCGCGATCATCGCCACCAACGTCTTCGGCCTTTACCCGGACCTTGATGCCCTGCAACGCGTGGCGGATGCGGCCGGCGTCGTTCTGCTGTGCGACAGCGCGCAAGCCATCGGCGCCACTTATAAGGGACGCCGGGGCGGCGGGCTGTGCCGCGCGGAGATTTTTTCGTTTTCGCCGACCAAGGTGGTGACCGCCGTCGAGGGCGGCCTGCTGACCACCAACGACGCGGAACTCGCCCGCAAGGTGCGCCGGATGCGCGACTACGGCAAAACCGCCGACGGCAGCGACATCGAAAGTTTCGGCCTCTCGGCCCGGATCAGCGAATTTCACAGCATCGTCGGCCTGGCCAATCTGGAGCGGATCGAGACCCTGCTCGCCGCGCGCGAGAAGCTGGTGGCCGCGTATCGGGCCGCCCTCGCCGACGTGCCGGGCCTGACGTTCCAGACCCTTCCCGCCGCTTGCCGCTCGAGCCACAACTACTTCGTCACCTTCCTCGACGCGCGGCAATACGACCGCGACGAGGTCTGGAACGGCATGACCGATGCCAAGGTACACACCAAGCGGTACTTCTATCCGCCGTTGCATTGGCAGGCGGCCTATCACGGGTTCCCGCCGCCATCGCCGCCGCTGACCGTCACGGAACGCGTCTCCGTCAGCGCCCTGGCCCTGCCCCTGTTCTCGCACCTGACCGCCGCCGACGTGGCGGAGGTTTGCGAGCGCTACAAGCAAGTGCTGCGCGCCGCGAAAAAATAG
- a CDS encoding PTS sugar transporter subunit IIA, with product MVNLIDLVRRQCIYLDLVAADQNQALAAVTRRMVAGGVLSAADQPELLRRLTERESLCSTAVGHGAAIPHCYYDKLTTPLIVIGRLSSPIHYCSPDERQVDLIFLLLGPERVPAMHIQILSRIVRLLKDERFDEELRRADSPEAVLAALREVESRHH from the coding sequence ATGGTGAATCTCATCGATTTGGTCCGCCGACAGTGCATCTACCTCGACCTGGTCGCGGCCGACCAGAATCAAGCGCTGGCCGCCGTCACGCGACGGATGGTCGCCGGCGGCGTGCTGTCGGCCGCCGACCAACCGGAACTGTTGCGCCGGCTGACGGAACGCGAATCGTTGTGCTCCACCGCGGTCGGACACGGCGCGGCGATTCCGCACTGCTACTACGACAAACTGACCACGCCGCTGATCGTCATCGGCCGGTTGTCGTCGCCGATCCACTATTGCAGCCCCGACGAGCGGCAGGTCGATTTGATCTTTTTGCTGCTGGGGCCCGAACGCGTTCCCGCGATGCACATCCAGATTCTAAGCCGGATCGTCCGCCTGCTGAAGGACGAACGCTTCGACGAGGAATTGCGCCGCGCCGACAGCCCGGAAGCCGTGTTGGCGGCCTTGCGGGAAGTGGAGAGCCGCCATCACTGA